A single window of Arcobacter venerupis DNA harbors:
- a CDS encoding protein tyrosine phosphatase family protein yields the protein METILNYIKINELISTSGQPKAEQFELIQDQGFEVVINLALYNASNAIENENKVVTDLGMSYFHIPVNFENPKLSDLKLFLNTLQALGGNKVWVHCAKNYRVSAFMYVYHKYILRTPFEQIDLSIFDIWSPSLPWQELMKVNLEDLYKV from the coding sequence ATGGAAACAATTTTAAATTACATCAAAATAAATGAGCTTATTTCGACATCAGGTCAACCAAAAGCAGAACAATTTGAGTTAATTCAAGATCAAGGTTTTGAAGTGGTTATAAATCTGGCTTTATACAATGCTTCAAATGCAATTGAAAATGAAAACAAAGTTGTAACAGATTTAGGTATGAGTTATTTTCATATTCCTGTGAATTTTGAGAATCCAAAGCTAAGTGATTTAAAACTATTTTTAAATACATTACAAGCACTTGGAGGAAATAAAGTTTGGGTTCACTGTGCAAAAAATTATAGAGTAAGTGCTTTTATGTATGTCTATCATAAATATATTTTAAGAACGCCATTTGAGCAAATTGATTTATCAATATTTGATATTTGGTCACCAAGTTTACCTTGGCAAGAACTTATGAAAGTAAATCTTGAGGATTTGTATAAGGTGTAA
- a CDS encoding coproporphyrinogen III oxidase produces the protein MNMIMAKSTNAINAYNLVKTLQKRFVDKLDILSAKFGENKRFEDVIWLRENGLCGGGDRFEARDEVLFNTASVNVSQVHYDKLPNKSLQSATAISTIIHPKNPNVPSIHMHISLTCLRDGNSYWRIMADLNPSLENNEDKKIFDACLKEITKENYEEGTKQGEKYFFIPALNRHRGVSHFYLENYKTLDNQKDFDFAMDFGKAVIDTYINIIANAFETRQTFSVLDIKKQLDYHTLYLFQVLTLDRGTTSGLLVHDQNDVGIMGSLPKFVNKALLQTWIVKIQIPQNELLKNIIDNIENDGVINTQIKEKLAQVVRIHYKNYPDALKYQASGMIIPNTVNNHIK, from the coding sequence ATGAATATGATAATGGCAAAATCAACAAATGCAATAAATGCATATAATTTAGTAAAAACTTTACAAAAAAGATTTGTTGATAAACTTGATATTTTAAGTGCTAAATTTGGAGAAAATAAAAGATTTGAAGATGTAATTTGGCTAAGAGAAAATGGACTTTGTGGTGGTGGAGATAGATTTGAAGCGAGGGACGAAGTTTTATTTAACACAGCAAGTGTAAATGTTTCTCAAGTTCACTATGACAAACTTCCGAATAAAAGTTTGCAAAGTGCAACAGCAATTTCAACTATTATTCATCCTAAAAATCCCAATGTTCCATCAATTCATATGCACATTAGTTTAACATGTTTAAGGGATGGAAACTCTTATTGGCGAATTATGGCTGATTTAAATCCAAGTCTTGAAAATAATGAAGATAAAAAAATATTTGATGCTTGTTTAAAAGAAATTACAAAAGAAAACTATGAAGAAGGAACAAAACAAGGGGAAAAATATTTTTTTATTCCAGCTTTAAATAGACATAGAGGTGTTTCTCATTTTTATTTAGAAAACTATAAAACTTTGGATAATCAAAAAGATTTTGATTTTGCCATGGATTTTGGTAAAGCTGTTATTGATACATATATAAATATAATTGCAAATGCTTTTGAGACGAGACAAACATTTAGTGTTTTAGATATTAAAAAACAGCTTGATTACCACACTTTATATCTTTTTCAAGTTTTAACACTTGATAGAGGTACAACTTCAGGACTTTTGGTACATGATCAAAATGATGTAGGGATTATGGGATCACTTCCTAAATTTGTAAATAAGGCTTTATTACAAACTTGGATTGTAAAAATACAAATCCCACAAAATGAATTGTTAAAAAATATTATTGATAATATTGAAAATGATGGAGTAATAAATACTCAAATAAAAGAGAAGTTAGCGCAAGTTGTGAGAATTCATTATAAAAATTACCCAGATGCACTAAAATATCAAGCAAGCGGAATGATAATTCCAAATACAGTAAATAATCACATTAAATAA